The genomic region GCCGGGATGAGGGCCGGCGGAGGCCCGGCCGCGGAGCGGTGGCGCACCGAGCTCGAGGGCTGGGGGATCCCCGACGCGATCGTCGCCCAGGCGCCCGAGAACCCCTGGCGGATGCCGGTCGAGCCCTTCCTCGCCGTCGCCGGCGCGCCGCTCACCCCCTCCCACCGCCGGGCGCTGGAGGCGCTGCCCGGCGAGGCCGGCCGGGTGCTCGACGTGGGCGCCGGGGGCGGGGCGATGTCGCGGCCGCTGGCCGAGGCCGGCGCCGAGGTGGTCGCCGTCGACACCGCCGAGGAGATGCTCGAGGTGAGCGGCGCCGCCACCCGGGTGCTGGGCCGATGGCCCGACGTGGCCGCCGACGCGGGGGTCGCCGACGTCGTGGTCTGCGGGCACGTCCTCTACAACAGCCCCGACCTGGTGCCCTTCGTGCGTGCCCTCGACGCGGCGGCGCGGCGGCGGGT from Candidatus Dormiibacterota bacterium harbors:
- a CDS encoding methyltransferase domain-containing protein; protein product: MRAGGGPAAERWRTELEGWGIPDAIVAQAPENPWRMPVEPFLAVAGAPLTPSHRRALEALPGEAGRVLDVGAGGGAMSRPLAEAGAEVVAVDTAEEMLEVSGAATRVLGRWPDVAADAGVADVVVCGHVLYNSPDLVPFVRALDAAARRRVVVEITDAHPRLSPEEQVLWRHFWQIERPQGPTWEDAVAVLREIGIQPAAERWERRRGFHFHSRDDLVANFRRRLCLPASRDPEVLDQLRPWLVHEDGRWVMGGRPRGLVTLWWDTTSQDRSVPGV